From one Dysidea avara chromosome 9, odDysAvar1.4, whole genome shotgun sequence genomic stretch:
- the LOC136266676 gene encoding transmembrane protein 237-like: protein MDGRELPSSQSYTDSGPISVSDLLKSTTSNNATKKRKEFRRQKPTDHARDSANKAASRDGVPLEQPTEPHTNSSTIEAPILNRLRSRLDPIYNPSSDMPSQAAADSDSSAAPVEKSVKRTKKKRKGKKPRNTEEEATQDSVDQPVATVTALSTETDKPADNTTENQERLLLSSPLRQLPAEPAELDNVENQDRGLPESNRYQPGKQYFDPEDPHLLVSEEDIVEGNIDELVTDTLPQDQPRVIERPSTVFVEQKGKRGFIEHKREELNAPVMNRRDTILPLTIVSTTQLCMYIHIIISKISNAAHGLLAGLSLWECIMVNLLAKEEPEQVLLLQFYSMLSLPSHFVHLFLSILVIISLLDRLDVVKTSKTCLDTFIKMPHQISIIISLGFLLIAYVFTLSIVAIDERISLISDAPDEWLDVLETSDSPPVSPDTIQFVLNGTVYVSSGSTSSRVDSWLAINTVRAICYNLSWMLSVWLVSYNRLEERLKV, encoded by the exons ATGGATGGTCGAGAGTTACCGTCAAGCCAGAGTTACACAGATTCTGGACCAATAAGTGTTTCAGATTTGCTGAAATCAACTACCAGCAATAATGCAACTAAGAAAAGGAAAGAATTTAGAAGACAAAAGCCAACAGATCACGCCAGGGACTCGGCAAACAAGGCTGCATCTCGCGATGGTGTACCACTAGAACAGCCCACTGAACCTCATACCAATAGTTCTACAATAGAAGCACCCATTTTAAATAGACTACGTAGTCGGTTAGATCCTATTTACAATCCTTCCTCTGACATGCCATCCCAGGCAGCAGCAGACTCAGACTCCAGTGCTGCACCCGTGGAAAAATCAGTGAAGAGGACGAAGAAGAAAAGGAAAGGTAAAAAGCCAAGGAACACTGAAGAAGAAGCAACTCAAGATAGTGTTGATCAACCTGTAGCCACTGTCACTGCTTTGTCCACTGAGACAGATAAACCAGCTGACAACACCACAG AGAATCAGGAAAGACTGTTGCTGTCTTCACCATTAAGACAACTACCAG ctgaaccaGCAGAATTGGATAATGTAGAAAATCAGGACAGGGGACTACCAGAAAG CAACAGATATCAGCCAGGAAAGCAATACTTTGACCCTGAAG ATCCTCACCTACTGGTATCAGAAGAAGACATCGTAGAAGGAAACATTGATGAACTTGTTACTGATACTTTACCACAGGATCAGCCGAGGGTGATTGAAAGACCATCCACTGTTTTTGTGGAGCAGAAAG GCAAGCGTGGCTTTATTGAGCATAAAAGAGAAGAGTTAAATGCTCCAGTGATGAATCGTAGGGACACCATCCTGCCACTGACAATTGTTTCCACAACCCAACTTTGCATG TATATTCATATCATCATCAGTAAGATTTCTAATGCAGCACATGGACTTCTAGCAG GCTTGTCCCTATGGGAGTGCATTATGGTGAATCTGCTGGCAAAAGAAGAGCCGGAGCAAGTGCTCCTTCTACAGTTTTATTCAATGCTATCCCTACCATCTCATTTTGTACATTTGTTCCTGTCAATTCTAGTAATCATCAGCCTGTTGGACAG ACTTGATGTTGTTAAAACAAGTAAAACTTGTTTGGATACTTTCATCAAAATGCCACACCAAATtagcataattattt CACTGGGATTTCTTTTAATTGCATATGTGTTCACATTGAGCATTGTCGCAATTGATGAACGAATATCACTTATCTCTGATGCTCCAGATGAATG GTTAGATGTATTAGAAACATCAGATAGTCCACCAGTTTCTCCTGACACAATACAATTTGTTCTCAATGGCACTGTATATGTGTCCAGTGGATCAACTAGTAGTAGGGTAGACTCTTGGCTTGCCATCAATACAGTCAGAGCTATTTGTTATAACTTGAGCTGGATGTTGTCAGTATGGCTTGTCTCGTATAACAGACTTGAAG AGAGATTGAAGGTCTAA